In Cycloclasticus sp., a single genomic region encodes these proteins:
- the clpA gene encoding ATP-dependent Clp protease ATP-binding subunit ClpA — protein MLNKELEQSLNDAFRRAHEKRQEFITVEHLLLAMMSNKSACEVFQASGGNVEAMIVELEAYLEESTPIIPSDVERETQPTLGFQRVLQRAVFHVQSSGKKEVTGANVLVAIFSEQDSQAVYLMNRQNVSRLDVVNFISHGIARIEDDDMSNFEEIPNVESDEAANDPLTKYTVNLNEQAKLGKIDPLIGRETELERTIQTLCRRRKNNPLLVGEAGVGKTAIAEGLALKITEGNVPEVLEDTTIYSLDMGSLVAGTKYRGDFEKRLKGLINQLKTQEKSILFIDEIHTIIGAGSASGSVMDASNMIKPALASGDLRCIGSTTYKEFRGIFEKDHALARRFQKIDINEPSVDDTIQILRGLKPRYEEHHNIEYSSDSIETAAKLADRYINDRFLPDKAIDVIDEAGAKQRLLPEGERQDIILTSDIEKIIAQIARIPEKSISSQDKDKLKDLARNLNLVVFGQNEAIEKLSDAVVLSRAGLGHEERTIGSFLFSGPTGVGKTEVTTQLAKILGVDLIRFDMSEYMERHTVSRLIGSPPGYVGYDQGGLLTEEVNKHPYAILLLDEIEKAHPDIFNLLLQIMDHGTLTDNNGRKADFRNIMLVMTTNAGAQEASRASIGFTEQEHSSDSMKVIEKSFSPEFRNRLDAVVQFKALGEDTIIHVVDKFIFQLEAQLHEKNVTLTLEPEARSWLAKKGYDPKMGARPMDRTVQEHIKKPLANELLFGRLTNGGTVKAYVKDNKIDFIITEARKDLVGQS, from the coding sequence ATGCTTAACAAAGAATTGGAACAATCCCTAAACGATGCATTTAGGCGTGCGCACGAAAAGCGCCAAGAGTTCATTACGGTAGAACACTTATTGCTAGCGATGATGAGCAATAAATCCGCATGTGAAGTCTTTCAAGCTTCGGGTGGTAATGTGGAGGCTATGATCGTTGAGCTTGAAGCCTATTTGGAAGAATCAACCCCAATTATTCCTAGTGATGTTGAGCGTGAAACTCAACCAACTCTTGGCTTTCAACGTGTTTTACAGCGTGCTGTCTTCCACGTGCAATCATCCGGTAAGAAGGAAGTAACGGGTGCGAATGTCTTGGTTGCCATCTTTAGTGAACAGGATTCACAGGCCGTTTATTTAATGAACCGTCAAAACGTTAGTCGCCTTGACGTTGTTAACTTCATCTCTCATGGCATAGCGAGGATTGAAGATGATGATATGAGCAACTTTGAAGAGATTCCTAACGTAGAAAGTGACGAAGCGGCAAATGATCCGCTAACAAAATACACGGTGAACCTAAATGAGCAAGCCAAGCTTGGAAAAATTGATCCACTGATTGGTCGTGAGACAGAATTAGAGCGCACGATACAAACATTATGTCGGCGACGCAAAAATAACCCGTTACTTGTTGGTGAGGCGGGTGTTGGTAAAACAGCGATTGCTGAAGGGTTAGCGTTGAAGATTACGGAAGGCAATGTACCGGAAGTGCTTGAGGATACGACTATTTACTCATTAGATATGGGCTCATTAGTGGCGGGTACGAAATATCGAGGTGACTTCGAAAAACGACTAAAAGGCTTGATCAATCAGTTAAAAACTCAAGAAAAAAGCATCCTATTTATTGATGAAATTCATACGATTATTGGGGCGGGATCTGCTTCAGGTAGCGTAATGGATGCATCAAACATGATTAAGCCAGCTTTGGCTTCTGGTGATTTGCGCTGTATTGGCTCTACTACTTATAAGGAGTTTAGGGGTATATTTGAAAAAGATCACGCCTTGGCAAGACGTTTTCAAAAGATTGATATTAACGAACCATCCGTGGACGATACGATTCAAATTTTAAGAGGTTTGAAGCCTCGTTACGAAGAACATCATAATATTGAATATAGCTCAGATAGTATTGAAACGGCGGCCAAGTTGGCGGACCGTTATATAAATGACCGCTTTTTACCCGATAAAGCGATTGATGTGATCGATGAGGCAGGTGCGAAACAGCGTTTATTGCCAGAAGGTGAACGGCAAGACATCATTCTAACCAGTGATATTGAGAAAATTATTGCTCAAATTGCGCGTATTCCTGAAAAAAGCATTTCCTCTCAAGATAAAGACAAACTTAAAGATTTGGCGCGCAATCTTAACTTAGTTGTGTTTGGCCAAAACGAGGCCATCGAGAAACTATCAGATGCGGTTGTCTTGAGCCGTGCAGGGCTTGGGCATGAGGAAAGAACCATCGGCTCATTTTTATTTTCTGGCCCAACCGGTGTTGGTAAAACTGAGGTCACTACTCAGCTCGCAAAAATACTTGGCGTCGACTTAATTCGTTTCGATATGTCTGAATACATGGAGCGGCATACCGTGTCACGCTTAATTGGTTCACCACCAGGTTATGTGGGTTATGACCAAGGCGGCTTGCTAACGGAAGAAGTGAACAAACACCCGTATGCGATTTTGTTATTGGATGAAATCGAAAAAGCGCACCCCGATATTTTTAATTTGTTATTACAAATTATGGACCATGGTACGTTAACGGATAATAATGGCAGAAAGGCCGACTTTAGAAACATTATGTTGGTGATGACAACAAATGCCGGTGCTCAAGAGGCAAGTCGTGCGTCGATTGGTTTTACAGAGCAAGAGCATTCATCAGACAGCATGAAAGTTATTGAAAAATCATTTTCGCCAGAATTTAGAAACCGGTTAGATGCGGTTGTTCAATTTAAAGCATTGGGCGAAGATACCATCATCCACGTAGTGGATAAGTTTATATTCCAGCTTGAAGCCCAGCTTCATGAGAAGAATGTCACGCTAACCTTGGAACCTGAAGCACGTAGCTGGTTAGCCAAGAAGGGCTATGACCCTAAAATGGGTGCAAGACCGATGGACCGTACGGTTCAAGAGCACATCAAAAAACCGTTGGCTAACGAACTATTATTTGGTCGGTTAACAAACGGTGGGACTGTTAAGGCTTACGTGAAGGATAATAAGATTGACTTTATTATCACTGAAGCAAGAAAAGATTTGGTCGGGCAGAGTTAG
- the clpS gene encoding ATP-dependent Clp protease adapter ClpS has protein sequence MPDLPFKDDDDEGNLAVQEARPKLQKPPMYKVLLLNDDFTPMDFVVSILQTIFYKDKEEAVRITMNVHTSGIGVCGVYTKDIAETKVQQVLAYSQESQHPLQCTLEEVE, from the coding sequence ATGCCTGATTTACCTTTTAAAGATGATGATGACGAGGGCAACCTAGCGGTACAAGAAGCTAGGCCCAAGTTACAAAAACCACCTATGTACAAGGTGTTATTATTAAATGATGATTTTACACCGATGGATTTTGTAGTTTCTATTTTGCAAACGATCTTTTATAAAGATAAAGAAGAGGCGGTTAGGATTACAATGAATGTGCATACAAGTGGTATTGGCGTGTGTGGCGTTTATACTAAAGATATTGCAGAAACAAAGGTGCAACAGGTTTTAGCGTACTCTCAGGAGAGTCAGCACCCTTTGCAATGTACATTAGAAGAAGTGGAGTAA
- a CDS encoding isocitrate lyase: MSSYTNDINAVSALVEAKGSSWDPINPESIARMRAQNKFKTGLDVAQYTADIMNADMAAFDADKTKYTQSLGCWHGFIGQQKMISIKKHFGGKTDRRYLYLSGWMVAALRSDFGPLPDQSMHEKTSVASLVEELYTFLRQADARELGGLFRDLDAAREAGDAAKETSIQDKIDNHVTHVVPIIADIDAGFGNAEATYLMAKQMIEAGACALQIENQVADEKQCGHQDGKVTVPHADFHSKIRALRHAFLELGIDNGIIVSRTDSEGAGLTKEIAVVKEQGDQGDRYNSFLDVEEIDVADMAEGDVCFNRDGKLVRPKRLPSGLYQFRQGTGEERCVFDSIEAIKAGADLLWIETATPSVKDIAGMMNAVRKEIPDAKLVYNNSPSFNWTLNFRQQAFDAMVAAGEDVSGYDRAGLMSAEYDETDLAHAADEKIRTFQADSAREANIFHHLITLPTYHTAALSTDNLAKEYFGEQGMLGYVAGVQRKEIRQGIACVKHQNMSGSDMGDDHKEYFAGENALKAGGAKNTSNQFS; encoded by the coding sequence ATGTCATCTTATACTAATGATATTAATGCTGTTTCAGCATTGGTAGAAGCCAAGGGTTCATCATGGGACCCCATCAACCCTGAATCAATTGCACGTATGCGCGCGCAAAACAAATTCAAAACAGGTCTTGATGTAGCACAATACACCGCTGACATCATGAACGCTGACATGGCTGCATTTGATGCGGACAAGACTAAATACACTCAGTCTCTAGGTTGCTGGCACGGTTTTATCGGTCAACAAAAAATGATTTCAATCAAAAAGCATTTTGGTGGAAAAACAGACCGTCGTTACCTTTATCTTTCAGGTTGGATGGTTGCTGCATTACGTTCTGATTTTGGTCCTTTACCTGATCAATCAATGCACGAAAAAACATCTGTTGCGTCTTTAGTTGAAGAGCTATACACATTCCTACGCCAAGCGGATGCACGTGAACTAGGCGGTTTATTCCGTGACCTAGACGCAGCACGTGAAGCGGGTGATGCTGCTAAAGAAACAAGTATTCAAGATAAAATTGATAACCACGTCACTCACGTTGTGCCAATTATTGCGGATATCGATGCGGGCTTTGGTAATGCAGAAGCAACTTACCTCATGGCTAAGCAAATGATCGAAGCGGGTGCTTGTGCACTTCAAATCGAAAACCAAGTCGCTGATGAAAAGCAATGTGGTCACCAAGATGGCAAAGTAACGGTTCCTCATGCTGACTTCCATTCTAAAATTCGCGCATTACGCCACGCTTTCTTAGAACTAGGTATTGATAACGGCATTATCGTTTCACGTACTGATTCTGAAGGTGCTGGCCTTACTAAAGAAATAGCTGTTGTTAAAGAGCAAGGCGATCAAGGCGATCGTTACAACTCTTTCTTAGACGTTGAAGAAATTGACGTAGCGGACATGGCTGAAGGCGATGTATGCTTCAACCGTGATGGTAAATTGGTTCGTCCTAAGCGTTTACCTTCAGGTCTATACCAATTCCGTCAAGGTACTGGTGAAGAGCGTTGCGTATTTGATTCTATCGAAGCCATTAAAGCGGGTGCCGATCTTCTTTGGATTGAAACTGCAACGCCAAGCGTTAAAGACATTGCTGGCATGATGAATGCGGTGCGTAAAGAAATCCCCGATGCGAAACTTGTTTACAACAACAGCCCATCATTCAACTGGACACTTAACTTCCGTCAACAAGCATTCGACGCAATGGTTGCAGCGGGCGAAGATGTTTCTGGCTACGACCGTGCTGGTTTAATGAGTGCTGAATACGACGAAACTGACTTAGCCCATGCGGCCGATGAAAAAATCCGCACATTCCAAGCTGACTCTGCTCGTGAAGCGAACATTTTCCATCACTTGATCACATTACCTACTTACCATACAGCTGCCTTGTCTACAGACAACTTAGCGAAAGAGTACTTCGGTGAGCAAGGTATGCTGGGTTACGTAGCTGGCGTACAGCGTAAAGAGATCCGTCAAGGTATTGCCTGTGTGAAACATCAAAACATGTCTGGTTCAGACATGGGCGATGACCACAAAGAATACTTTGCTGGTGAAAACGCGCTTAAAGCGGGCGGTGCGAAAAACACATCTAACCAATTCTCATAA
- the aceB gene encoding malate synthase A: MKSLTFKGEMLPEYSSIFSDEANTFVATLAEEFAPRVAELLAARKTRQAEIDAGELPDFLAETKDIRDGDWSILGVPDDLQDRRVEITGPVDRKMIINALNANVKVFMADFEDSLSPTWEKVAQGQINMRDAVNGTITLDDPKSGKHYELNEDPAVLICRARGLHLPEKHVQLECENIPGGLIDFAYYFFHNYKELLAKGSGPYFYIPKLQSHKEARWWADLMDKAEDLVGLERGTVKATVLIETLPAVFEMDEILHEFKDHIVALNCGRWDYIFSYIKTLKNYPDRVLPDRQAVTMNKPFLSAYSRLLIKTCHKRGALAMGGMAAFIPAKDPEENAAVLKRVVGDKTLEAQNGHDGTWVAHPGLADTAMAVLDEYIGEGNANQMAVSRADDAEVTAADLLEPCEGDRTEEGMRANIRIAVQYIEAWIQGNGCVPIYGLMEDAATAEISRSSIWQWIHHGKDLSNGKKITVELFREFMSEEMDTIKGEVGEERFNAGRFDEAAKLMDRFTTSEELADFLTVSAYEYL, from the coding sequence ATGAAATCTTTAACTTTTAAGGGTGAGATGTTACCCGAGTACAGCAGTATCTTTAGCGATGAAGCTAATACCTTTGTAGCAACACTAGCCGAAGAGTTTGCACCACGCGTCGCTGAATTACTTGCCGCACGTAAAACTAGGCAAGCTGAAATTGATGCGGGTGAATTACCTGACTTCTTAGCTGAAACGAAAGACATTCGTGATGGCGATTGGAGTATTTTAGGTGTTCCCGATGATTTACAGGACAGACGTGTCGAAATCACCGGCCCTGTTGATCGCAAAATGATCATTAATGCCTTAAACGCGAATGTAAAAGTGTTTATGGCTGACTTTGAAGACTCTTTATCACCAACGTGGGAAAAAGTTGCTCAAGGCCAAATAAATATGCGTGATGCGGTTAATGGCACGATCACACTAGATGATCCTAAATCGGGCAAGCACTACGAGCTAAACGAAGATCCAGCCGTATTGATCTGCCGTGCACGTGGCTTGCACTTGCCAGAAAAGCACGTCCAATTAGAATGCGAAAATATCCCAGGTGGGCTTATTGATTTCGCGTATTACTTCTTCCATAACTATAAAGAGTTATTGGCAAAAGGTTCAGGCCCTTATTTCTACATTCCTAAGCTCCAGTCGCACAAAGAAGCGCGCTGGTGGGCGGACTTAATGGACAAGGCTGAAGATTTAGTTGGCCTAGAACGTGGCACCGTTAAAGCAACTGTTTTAATTGAAACATTGCCAGCCGTGTTCGAAATGGATGAAATTCTTCATGAATTTAAAGACCATATTGTTGCTTTAAACTGCGGCCGTTGGGATTACATTTTCAGCTACATTAAAACTCTGAAGAACTACCCAGATCGCGTCCTTCCAGATCGCCAAGCGGTAACAATGAACAAGCCTTTCTTAAGCGCGTACTCACGTTTATTAATTAAAACTTGCCATAAGCGTGGTGCATTGGCGATGGGTGGCATGGCGGCTTTCATTCCAGCTAAAGACCCAGAAGAAAATGCAGCGGTGTTAAAGCGCGTTGTAGGCGATAAAACATTAGAAGCACAAAATGGCCACGATGGCACATGGGTTGCTCACCCGGGACTTGCGGATACTGCAATGGCAGTTTTAGATGAATACATCGGTGAAGGCAATGCCAATCAAATGGCTGTGTCACGTGCTGATGACGCTGAAGTAACCGCTGCTGACTTACTAGAGCCGTGTGAAGGCGATAGAACGGAAGAGGGCATGCGCGCTAATATCCGCATCGCTGTGCAATATATTGAAGCGTGGATACAGGGCAATGGTTGCGTGCCTATTTATGGTTTGATGGAAGACGCGGCAACGGCTGAAATTTCACGTTCATCCATCTGGCAGTGGATTCACCACGGTAAAGACCTAAGCAACGGCAAGAAAATTACCGTTGAATTATTCCGTGAATTTATGAGCGAAGAAATGGACACGATTAAAGGCGAAGTAGGCGAAGAACGTTTTAACGCCGGTCGTTTTGATGAAGCCGCGAAGCTTATGGATCGCTTTACCACATCCGAAGAACTGGCCGATTTCTTGACTGTATCCGCTTACGAATATTTGTAA
- a CDS encoding LysR family transcriptional regulator: MNDHIIKSNRHKQLRSFCMAAKVGGFSKAADLLQLSQPSVSLQIQGLEKELKAKLFTRNGPKITLTDAGKKLLELAKPLVEQMDSLPTRFKAVHNPEETTEINIAAGEASILYLLPSIIETFKQRYPNVHIRLHNVSGKSGVEAIRNNEVDFAVGPMLEVPADIIYKQVYRFVPVLIMPFGHPLASMEDVSLRDIVQYELILPPKHLNTWRIVDDVLQKHKLSYKTSLEAWSWEIIKKYVELGLGLSIVTSVSLTGNEQLIAKPLSKYFPDYYYGVTMKRKGNLSLPAKNFIELIDPSFFQAS; encoded by the coding sequence ATGAACGATCACATCATAAAGTCAAACCGGCACAAACAGCTTAGATCTTTTTGTATGGCTGCAAAGGTAGGTGGGTTCTCAAAAGCTGCCGATTTATTACAGTTGAGCCAACCATCCGTCTCTTTGCAAATTCAGGGCCTAGAAAAGGAGCTTAAGGCTAAACTATTCACTAGAAATGGTCCCAAAATCACCTTAACAGACGCAGGTAAAAAATTACTTGAACTGGCAAAGCCTCTCGTTGAACAAATGGACAGCTTACCTACTCGATTTAAGGCCGTTCATAACCCCGAAGAAACCACCGAAATTAATATAGCTGCAGGGGAAGCCAGCATCTTGTACTTACTGCCAAGTATTATTGAAACGTTTAAACAGCGCTACCCAAATGTTCATATACGGCTGCATAACGTATCGGGTAAATCCGGTGTTGAAGCCATTAGGAATAATGAAGTGGACTTTGCGGTAGGCCCAATGCTCGAAGTACCTGCTGATATTATCTATAAACAGGTTTACCGCTTTGTGCCCGTACTCATCATGCCCTTTGGTCACCCTCTTGCGTCTATGGAAGACGTGAGCTTGCGCGATATTGTTCAATACGAGCTGATTTTACCGCCAAAACACCTAAATACTTGGCGCATCGTTGATGATGTATTACAGAAACATAAATTAAGTTATAAAACGTCACTAGAAGCTTGGAGTTGGGAAATTATTAAAAAGTACGTAGAGCTAGGCTTGGGCTTATCTATCGTTACCAGCGTCTCCTTAACCGGTAATGAGCAACTTATTGCCAAGCCATTATCAAAATATTTTCCTGATTATTATTATGGAGTTACGATGAAAAGGAAGGGCAACCTATCATTACCAGCTAAGAACTTTATTGAACTGATTGACCCGAGTTTTTTTCAAGCCTCTTAA
- a CDS encoding MFS transporter — translation MNKRESTHWVGIGLTFIIGVVASIAITKASPALLVIQRELALSAVQVGWIMSSVSIATVLLGIIAGRLSQQYGSKRILQIALLLLFFSASFSFLVESSASIMAIRVIEGIAIILISVCAPTLISHLSKPTDTGLSMGVWSVWIPAGSFIVFLSAPLILQELGWRWLWFSTGILAIPLLFLLRYIPDISFKSVKANNEGNSKEFVFGAVVLSSVFVCFACVLFSLLTFLPSYLINNHQLTNYSALWVSSLLPLSVIPGCALCSVLIHRGIRPTQMMIYPTCLVALIFSIVFNFQYTDGMGLLLLAFLGVTIGMIPTAVFAQAPRMPANPKNIGLVLGIVVTGQGVGILLGTPFVGLLMGEAFDWQSVYFFYLAMSGAILLLAKPLDRLQHSSYH, via the coding sequence ATGAATAAGAGGGAATCAACGCATTGGGTCGGTATCGGTCTAACCTTTATTATTGGTGTGGTAGCCTCTATCGCCATTACAAAAGCAAGCCCCGCTTTACTCGTTATACAACGTGAGTTGGCGTTAAGCGCTGTTCAAGTGGGTTGGATCATGTCCTCAGTATCGATTGCCACCGTTTTACTAGGCATTATTGCCGGTAGGCTTTCGCAACAATATGGTTCAAAAAGAATATTACAAATAGCCTTGTTGTTACTGTTCTTTTCGGCTTCTTTTAGTTTTTTAGTAGAATCTTCTGCGAGCATTATGGCTATTCGGGTGATTGAAGGGATTGCTATTATTTTAATTTCGGTTTGCGCCCCTACACTTATCTCGCACCTTTCCAAGCCAACGGATACCGGCTTAAGTATGGGTGTCTGGTCAGTTTGGATACCCGCTGGCAGCTTTATTGTGTTTTTATCAGCGCCGCTTATTCTTCAAGAACTAGGCTGGCGTTGGTTGTGGTTTTCCACGGGCATACTGGCAATACCATTATTATTCCTTTTACGGTATATCCCCGATATTTCGTTTAAGTCGGTGAAAGCTAATAATGAGGGTAATTCAAAAGAATTTGTATTTGGTGCTGTCGTTCTAAGCTCCGTATTTGTCTGTTTTGCCTGTGTTCTTTTTAGTTTATTAACTTTTCTACCGTCTTATTTAATCAATAATCACCAATTGACTAATTACTCCGCCTTATGGGTTAGTTCCTTGTTGCCTCTGAGTGTTATCCCAGGCTGTGCACTTTGCAGTGTGTTAATTCATCGGGGTATTAGGCCCACGCAGATGATGATCTACCCAACTTGCCTAGTCGCCTTAATTTTTAGCATAGTATTTAATTTTCAATATACCGATGGCATGGGCTTGTTGTTACTGGCTTTCCTCGGCGTAACGATAGGCATGATTCCCACCGCTGTTTTTGCGCAGGCACCACGTATGCCAGCAAACCCTAAAAACATTGGCTTAGTGCTAGGTATTGTTGTGACAGGGCAGGGAGTTGGGATTTTATTAGGAACGCCTTTTGTTGGCCTATTAATGGGCGAGGCGTTTGATTGGCAGTCTGTTTATTTCTTTTATCTAGCCATGTCGGGGGCAATTTTACTGTTAGCAAAGCCTCTGGATAGGTTGCAACACTCCAGCTACCATTAA
- a CDS encoding glutathione S-transferase family protein, which yields MAIQSYGHSRAFRCVWLLEELGVDDFEVCMLTPGLPYAPQMQKYGVIRSHKIPTLQMDGHEIGESGVISQVIAERYQAHHQLLGDPDERLEMLQWIAMAETCLTFRMPLFHLLMGNGKELKNLQSEIIEPMQNVLRENVAHFESHFEKHGSDYLLDSGFSVADTMCGFSLHMGDSWGLMDLKTGNSPRTLAYLERMRAGPAFKNAEKYAEVKPGLYGRGCVPINYPL from the coding sequence ATGGCAATACAAAGTTACGGCCATTCACGGGCCTTTCGATGTGTTTGGCTTCTTGAAGAACTTGGAGTCGACGACTTCGAAGTCTGTATGCTAACCCCAGGGCTGCCTTATGCGCCGCAAATGCAGAAGTACGGCGTTATACGTTCACATAAAATCCCCACATTACAAATGGATGGCCATGAAATTGGAGAGTCTGGCGTTATTTCACAAGTCATTGCTGAAAGGTATCAGGCGCACCATCAACTACTGGGCGACCCTGATGAGCGTCTAGAAATGTTGCAGTGGATTGCAATGGCAGAAACATGCCTTACCTTTCGAATGCCTCTTTTCCATTTACTTATGGGGAACGGAAAGGAGTTGAAGAACCTGCAATCTGAGATAATTGAGCCCATGCAAAATGTTTTAAGGGAAAACGTTGCACATTTTGAATCTCATTTTGAAAAGCACGGTAGCGATTACCTTTTAGACAGTGGCTTTAGCGTGGCCGATACTATGTGCGGCTTTAGCCTACACATGGGCGACTCATGGGGTCTTATGGATTTAAAAACAGGTAATTCACCAAGGACCTTGGCGTATCTAGAGCGTATGAGAGCAGGGCCAGCCTTTAAAAACGCAGAAAAATACGCAGAGGTTAAACCGGGGCTTTATGGGCGCGGCTGTGTTCCCATTAACTATCCTCTTTAA
- a CDS encoding NUDIX hydrolase: MIWKPNVTVASIVELNGKFLMVEEESPSGPVLNQPAGHLEPNESVEAAVIRETLEETGYRFTPEAIVGSYLWHNGDNETTYFRSTFSGSVCEKNVETKLDEGIIRALWMAHEDILANQDRLRSPIILESINDYLAGKKYPLDMIKSFIK; this comes from the coding sequence ATGATCTGGAAACCAAATGTCACCGTAGCCTCTATTGTGGAGCTAAACGGCAAGTTTTTAATGGTTGAGGAAGAGTCACCTTCGGGTCCAGTATTAAACCAACCAGCAGGACATTTAGAACCGAATGAAAGCGTTGAGGCAGCCGTTATTCGTGAAACACTAGAAGAAACGGGTTATCGCTTTACACCTGAAGCGATTGTTGGGTCTTATTTATGGCATAACGGAGACAACGAGACGACCTACTTTCGGAGCACTTTCTCTGGCTCTGTGTGTGAGAAAAACGTCGAGACGAAGCTTGATGAAGGAATTATTCGCGCGCTTTGGATGGCACACGAGGACATTCTAGCAAACCAAGACAGGTTGAGAAGCCCTATCATTTTAGAAAGCATCAACGACTACCTTGCCGGTAAAAAATACCCATTAGACATGATAAAGTCTTTCATTAAATAG
- the mnmA gene encoding tRNA 2-thiouridine(34) synthase MnmA, which produces MNNTKVIVGMSGGVDSSVSALVLLEKGYDVTGLFMKNWDEDDGSEYCTAKEDLEDAQQVCDKLGIELKTVNFAAEYWDNVFEDFLSEYAAGRTPNPDILCNREIKFKAFLDYATELGAEYIATGHYTQIAQQDNQFQLLRGLDSNKDQSYFLYTLGQAQLSRSLFPIGDMQKPAVRELAQKAGFINSRKKDSTGICFIGERKFKDFLQQYLPAQPGDIKTPEGTLIGQHQGLMYYTLGQRQGLGIGGVKDAPDQPWYVVKKDLINNILVVAQGHDHSLMQSDSLNTSQLSWASGKAPSSSFRCTAKTRYRQQDQACQVSVVDNGCIVHFDEPQRAVTPGQSVVFYDSAICLGGGIIDSTSSNN; this is translated from the coding sequence ATGAATAATACTAAAGTAATTGTCGGCATGTCCGGTGGTGTTGACTCTTCAGTTTCTGCGCTTGTCTTGCTCGAAAAGGGCTACGATGTTACCGGTTTGTTTATGAAAAATTGGGATGAGGACGACGGAAGCGAATACTGCACGGCTAAAGAAGATTTAGAAGACGCGCAACAGGTGTGCGATAAACTCGGCATTGAGCTTAAAACGGTTAATTTTGCGGCCGAATACTGGGATAACGTGTTTGAAGACTTTTTAAGCGAATACGCTGCCGGACGAACACCCAATCCCGATATCCTGTGTAACCGTGAAATTAAGTTTAAAGCCTTTTTAGACTACGCAACGGAACTTGGCGCAGAATATATTGCGACAGGCCATTACACGCAAATCGCTCAGCAAGACAATCAATTTCAATTACTGCGCGGCTTAGATTCCAACAAAGACCAAAGCTACTTTTTATATACACTCGGGCAAGCACAGCTGAGCCGCTCTTTGTTCCCTATTGGTGATATGCAAAAACCAGCGGTTAGAGAACTTGCGCAAAAAGCAGGGTTTATCAATAGCCGTAAAAAAGACAGTACCGGTATTTGCTTTATCGGCGAACGCAAGTTTAAAGATTTTTTACAGCAGTACTTACCGGCTCAACCGGGCGATATAAAAACACCTGAAGGCACCCTTATCGGTCAGCATCAAGGGCTTATGTATTACACATTAGGCCAGCGACAGGGTTTGGGCATTGGCGGTGTTAAAGACGCGCCTGATCAGCCTTGGTACGTGGTTAAAAAGGATTTAATCAACAATATCCTCGTTGTCGCGCAGGGTCACGATCACAGCTTAATGCAAAGTGACTCGCTGAATACCTCCCAACTTAGCTGGGCAAGCGGAAAAGCCCCCTCTTCCAGCTTTCGTTGCACCGCGAAAACGCGCTATAGACAACAGGATCAAGCTTGCCAAGTTAGCGTCGTTGATAACGGATGCATTGTTCACTTCGATGAACCACAACGCGCCGTCACCCCTGGGCAATCGGTAGTCTTTTATGACAGCGCTATTTGCCTCGGTGGCGGTATAATAGACTCAACTTCTTCAAACAACTAA